The following proteins are encoded in a genomic region of Bosea beijingensis:
- the urtA gene encoding urea ABC transporter substrate-binding protein, which produces MAGAAFLGSSHLPAVAQQETIKVGILHSLSGTMAISETTLKDVMLMLIEEQNKKGGLLGKKLEAVVVDPASNWPLFAEKARELITKDKVAATFGCWTSVSRKSVLPVFKELNNILFYPVQYEGEESERNVFYTGAAPNQQAIPAVDYLAKEEKVERWVLAGTDYVYPRTTNKILEAYLKSKGVKPEDILINYTPFGHSDWQTIVSDIKKFGSAGKKTAVVSTINGDANVPFYKELGNQGIKATDIPVVAFSVGEEELAGIDTKPLVGHLAAWNYFQSIKTPENEAFIKQWQAFTKNPKRVTNDPMEAHVVGFAMWVKAVEKVKSTDPDKVIDALPGIEAPNLTGGISKMLPNHHITKPVFIGEIKDDGQFDVVWKTSGLVPGDAWSKELDGSRDLVGDWVEKKCGNFNVKTGKCGGV; this is translated from the coding sequence CTGGCCGGTGCCGCTTTCCTCGGATCGTCCCACCTGCCGGCGGTGGCGCAGCAGGAGACCATCAAGGTCGGCATCCTTCATTCGCTCTCGGGCACGATGGCGATCTCCGAGACGACGTTGAAGGACGTCATGCTCATGCTCATTGAGGAGCAGAACAAAAAGGGCGGTCTGCTCGGCAAGAAGCTCGAGGCAGTCGTCGTCGATCCCGCTTCGAACTGGCCGCTCTTCGCCGAGAAGGCGCGCGAGCTGATCACCAAGGACAAGGTCGCGGCCACCTTCGGCTGCTGGACCTCGGTGTCGCGCAAGTCGGTGCTGCCGGTCTTCAAGGAGCTCAACAACATCTTGTTCTACCCCGTCCAGTACGAGGGCGAGGAAAGCGAGCGCAACGTCTTCTATACCGGCGCGGCGCCGAACCAGCAGGCGATCCCCGCCGTCGACTATCTCGCCAAGGAAGAGAAAGTCGAGCGCTGGGTGCTCGCCGGCACCGACTATGTCTATCCGCGTACGACCAACAAGATTCTCGAGGCCTATCTCAAGTCCAAGGGCGTCAAGCCCGAGGACATCCTGATCAACTACACGCCCTTCGGCCATTCCGACTGGCAGACCATCGTCTCCGATATCAAGAAGTTCGGCTCGGCCGGCAAGAAGACGGCAGTGGTCTCGACCATCAACGGCGATGCCAACGTGCCGTTCTACAAGGAGCTCGGCAACCAGGGCATCAAGGCGACCGACATTCCGGTCGTGGCTTTCTCGGTCGGCGAGGAGGAGCTGGCCGGCATCGACACCAAGCCGCTCGTCGGCCATCTCGCTGCCTGGAACTACTTCCAGTCGATCAAGACCCCGGAGAACGAGGCCTTCATCAAGCAGTGGCAGGCCTTCACCAAGAATCCGAAGCGCGTCACCAACGACCCGATGGAGGCCCATGTCGTCGGCTTCGCCATGTGGGTGAAGGCGGTCGAGAAGGTGAAGTCGACCGATCCGGACAAGGTCATCGACGCGCTGCCCGGTATCGAGGCTCCGAACCTGACCGGCGGCATCTCGAAGATGCTCCCGAACCACCACATCACCAAGCCGGTCTTCATCGGCGAGATCAAGGACGACGGCCAGTTCGACGTGGTCTGGAAGACCTCGGGCCTCGTCCCCGGCGATGCCTGGTCGAAGGAACTCGACGGCTCCAGGGATCTCGTCGGCGACTGGGTCGAGAAGAAATGCGGCAATTTCAACGTCAAGACAGGCAAGTGCGGCGGCGTCTGA
- the urtB gene encoding urea ABC transporter permease subunit UrtB has protein sequence MPIFQRLKHALVILVALVAASVASIAQTADDAFMRLAADSYADTSRAIELLVSTAHPNAALIVEALSDGRLLAGPRGVAIRTAAGGFVDAKTGAALATAPADMKPVRLNNAVRRAVQAALGGLGLLNPDPAKRVAAAEAVFKSRDPGLLPIIEATIGKETHPRALAALRQAQAAILIARPDTLPLDRFAAIEVLRERGDQDALATLRALPGDATPALKDAQAKAITAIEGRLKLWAAAQNLWYGLSLGSVLLLAAIGLAITFGVMGVINMAHGEMVMLGAYTTFVVQELIRSNAPWLFDWSLAIALPAAFIVAGAVGIAIERGVIRFLYGRPLETLLATWGISLMLQQAVRTAFGPTNREVGAPSFMSGAFELGGLAITYNRLWIIVFAGLVFAALLAILKLTPMGLQMRAVTQNRRMASAMGIRTGRIDALTFGLGSGVAGLAGVALSQIDNVSPNLGQSYIIDSFMVVVFGGVGNLWGTLVGAMTLGVANKLLEPYAGAVLGKIALLVCIILFIQKRPRGLFALKGRAVEA, from the coding sequence ATGCCGATCTTCCAACGCCTGAAGCATGCGCTCGTCATCCTTGTCGCGCTGGTCGCGGCCTCGGTTGCTTCGATCGCGCAGACCGCCGACGACGCCTTCATGCGGCTGGCCGCGGACAGCTATGCGGATACCTCCCGCGCCATCGAGCTTCTGGTTTCGACGGCCCATCCGAATGCGGCGCTGATCGTCGAAGCCCTGAGCGACGGGCGCCTGCTCGCTGGCCCCCGCGGTGTCGCAATCAGGACGGCAGCCGGCGGCTTCGTCGATGCGAAGACCGGCGCCGCACTCGCAACCGCTCCCGCCGATATGAAGCCCGTTCGCCTCAACAATGCCGTGCGTCGCGCGGTGCAGGCCGCGCTCGGCGGCCTCGGCCTGCTCAATCCCGATCCGGCGAAGCGCGTGGCTGCGGCCGAAGCGGTGTTCAAATCCCGCGATCCCGGCCTGCTGCCGATCATCGAGGCCACGATCGGCAAGGAGACCCATCCGCGCGCGCTCGCCGCTCTGCGCCAGGCCCAGGCCGCGATCCTGATCGCCAGGCCGGACACGCTGCCGCTGGATCGGTTCGCGGCGATCGAGGTCCTGCGCGAGCGTGGCGACCAGGATGCGCTGGCGACGCTACGCGCGCTGCCGGGCGATGCGACGCCGGCCCTCAAGGATGCGCAGGCCAAGGCGATCACCGCGATTGAGGGCCGCCTGAAGCTCTGGGCCGCTGCGCAGAACCTCTGGTACGGGCTCTCGCTCGGCTCGGTCTTGCTGCTTGCCGCCATCGGCCTCGCCATCACATTCGGTGTCATGGGCGTCATCAACATGGCCCATGGCGAGATGGTGATGCTCGGCGCCTACACGACCTTCGTGGTGCAGGAGCTGATCCGCAGCAACGCGCCCTGGCTGTTCGACTGGTCGCTGGCCATCGCGCTACCGGCTGCCTTCATCGTCGCTGGCGCGGTCGGCATCGCCATCGAGCGCGGCGTCATCCGCTTCCTCTACGGCCGCCCGCTGGAGACGCTGCTCGCCACCTGGGGCATCAGCCTGATGCTGCAGCAGGCGGTGCGCACCGCCTTCGGCCCGACCAATCGCGAGGTCGGCGCGCCCTCCTTCATGTCGGGCGCCTTCGAGCTCGGCGGCCTGGCCATCACCTATAACCGGCTCTGGATCATCGTCTTTGCCGGGCTGGTCTTCGCCGCGCTGCTCGCCATCCTGAAGCTCACGCCGATGGGCCTGCAGATGCGCGCGGTCACCCAGAACCGGCGCATGGCCTCGGCCATGGGCATCCGCACCGGCCGCATCGACGCGCTGACCTTCGGGCTGGGTTCCGGCGTCGCGGGGCTGGCCGGCGTCGCGCTCTCGCAGATCGACAATGTCAGCCCCAATCTCGGCCAGAGCTACATCATCGACTCGTTCATGGTCGTGGTCTTCGGCGGCGTCGGCAATTTGTGGGGCACGCTGGTCGGCGCGATGACGCTGGGCGTCGCCAACAAGCTGCTCGAACCCTATGCCGGCGCCGTGCTCGGCAAGATCGCGCTTCTCGTCTGCATCATCCTCTTCATCCAGAAGCGCCCGCGCGGCCTGTTCGCGCTCAAGGGCCGGGCGGTGGAGGCATGA
- the hisC gene encoding histidinol-phosphate transaminase: MVMATRPVPRSGVLDIEAYVPGKSAAPAGVKLHKLSSNETPLGPSPKAIAAFEGLAAKLELYPDGTSTKLKQAIAGRYGLDPQRIICGNGSDELLELVTKAYLGAGDEGIYSQYGFLVYRIAILAMGGKPVIVPEKNYTADVDGILAAVTPKTKIVFLANPNNPTGTYLPFDEVKRLQAGLPPDVLLVLDAAYAEYVRRNDYASGIELVAESENVVMTRTFSKIYGLANLRIGWMYAPAHIIDALERIRGPFNVNGAAIDAGAAAVADEAHVAAALEHNEKWLAWTTAELEKLGLTVTPSVGNFVLIHFTRTAGKTAKDADAFLTQRGLILRAVGGYGLPDALRMTIGSEEANRLVVAALTDFLKA, translated from the coding sequence ATCGTCATGGCGACCCGTCCTGTCCCGCGTTCCGGCGTCCTCGATATCGAGGCCTATGTCCCCGGCAAATCCGCCGCGCCCGCCGGCGTGAAGCTGCACAAGCTTTCTTCCAACGAGACGCCGCTCGGCCCGAGTCCCAAGGCCATCGCCGCCTTCGAGGGCCTCGCTGCCAAGCTGGAGCTCTACCCCGACGGCACCTCGACCAAGCTCAAGCAGGCGATCGCCGGCCGCTATGGCCTCGACCCCCAACGGATCATCTGCGGCAACGGCTCGGATGAACTGCTGGAGCTCGTCACCAAGGCCTATCTCGGCGCCGGCGACGAGGGCATCTACAGCCAGTACGGCTTCCTGGTTTACCGCATCGCCATCCTCGCCATGGGCGGCAAGCCGGTCATCGTGCCCGAGAAGAACTATACGGCCGATGTCGACGGCATCCTCGCCGCGGTGACGCCGAAGACGAAGATCGTCTTCCTCGCCAACCCCAACAACCCGACCGGCACCTATCTGCCCTTCGACGAGGTCAAGCGCTTGCAGGCCGGCCTGCCGCCTGACGTCCTGCTCGTGCTCGACGCGGCCTATGCCGAATATGTCCGCCGCAACGACTACGCCTCCGGCATCGAGCTCGTCGCCGAGAGCGAGAATGTCGTGATGACCCGCACCTTCTCGAAGATCTACGGTCTCGCCAATCTGCGCATCGGCTGGATGTATGCGCCGGCGCATATCATCGACGCGCTCGAACGCATCCGCGGCCCGTTCAACGTGAATGGCGCCGCGATCGATGCCGGCGCCGCCGCCGTCGCCGACGAGGCGCATGTCGCCGCCGCGCTCGAGCACAACGAGAAGTGGCTCGCCTGGACGACGGCAGAACTGGAGAAGCTCGGACTTACCGTCACGCCGTCGGTCGGCAATTTCGTGCTGATTCATTTCACCAGGACGGCCGGCAAGACCGCCAAGGATGCCGACGCCTTCCTGACCCAGCGCGGCCTGATCCTGCGCGCCGTCGGCGGCTATGGCCTGCCGGACGCGCTGCGCATGACCATCGGCAGCGAAGAGGCGAACCGCCTCGTCGTCGCCGCTCTCACCGATTTCCTCAAGGCGTGA
- a CDS encoding chorismate mutase: protein MTEAAPTTLADLRAGIDRIDSEMHALLMERSQIIETLISIKKTQASGSAFRPGREADIMKRLALSHKGLLPLDTVESVWRIIIATFTYVQANYSVHADTSGGDAAMRDSARFHFGFTVPYLPHEDARSVIRAVAESAGDLGIFRMDQGASAGIWWRDLIGPDAPKIIARLPFVERPNHPAGTPVYCIAKPLADAAVREIVLYAARVERWSENLRHGLAEHLAEVSASAADGSHLSLLVAASGEVDQAAIRQALVPAGLSDFAEVGSHAARFSVKSAR from the coding sequence ATGACCGAAGCCGCCCCCACCACCCTCGCCGATCTGCGCGCGGGTATCGATCGTATCGACAGCGAGATGCATGCGCTGCTGATGGAGCGTTCGCAGATCATCGAGACGCTGATCTCGATCAAGAAGACCCAAGCCTCGGGTTCTGCTTTCCGTCCCGGCCGCGAGGCCGACATCATGAAGCGCCTCGCGCTCAGCCATAAGGGCCTGCTGCCGCTCGACACGGTCGAGAGCGTCTGGCGCATCATCATCGCGACCTTCACCTATGTGCAGGCGAACTATTCCGTTCACGCCGACACGTCCGGCGGCGATGCGGCGATGCGCGATTCCGCCCGCTTCCATTTCGGCTTCACCGTGCCCTACCTCCCGCATGAGGATGCGCGCTCCGTCATCCGGGCCGTGGCGGAATCGGCCGGCGATCTCGGCATCTTCCGCATGGACCAGGGCGCCAGCGCCGGCATCTGGTGGCGCGACCTGATCGGGCCGGATGCGCCCAAGATCATCGCGCGCCTGCCTTTTGTCGAGCGGCCGAACCATCCGGCGGGAACACCGGTCTACTGCATCGCCAAGCCATTGGCGGACGCTGCCGTGCGCGAGATCGTGCTTTACGCCGCCCGCGTCGAACGCTGGTCTGAAAACCTGCGCCACGGCCTCGCCGAGCATCTGGCGGAGGTCTCGGCCTCTGCCGCCGACGGCTCGCATCTCTCGCTTCTGGTCGCGGCCTCCGGCGAGGTCGACCAGGCCGCGATCCGGCAGGCGCTCGTGCCGGCGGGCCTCAGCGACTTCGCCGAGGTTGGCAGCCACGCCGCCCGCTTCTCCGTCAAATCCGCCCGCTGA
- a CDS encoding prephenate/arogenate dehydrogenase family protein, giving the protein MAESFAPRLPTPVFARLAIIGIGLIGSSIARAAKELNLAGTIVLADRDEAVRKRARELGLGHVVAETAAEAAHDADHIIFCVPVGACGPVAAEIASELKPGAIVSDVGSVKGSVVDAVSPHLPEGVAFVPAHPVAGTENSGPDAGFPSLFLNRWCILTPPEGTDAAAIAKTRQFWEGMGALVEVMSAQHHDLVLAVTSHLPHLIAYNIVGTAEDLEAVTQSEVIKFSAGGFRDFTRIAASDPTMWRDVFLHNKEAVLEMLGRFNEDLALLTRAIRYGDGETLHKHFTRTRAIRRGIVALGQEKPETEKLRKD; this is encoded by the coding sequence ATGGCGGAAAGCTTCGCGCCGCGCCTGCCCACACCGGTCTTCGCTCGCCTCGCCATCATCGGCATCGGGCTGATTGGTTCATCGATCGCGCGCGCGGCGAAGGAGCTGAACCTTGCCGGCACGATCGTGCTGGCCGATCGCGACGAAGCCGTCCGCAAGCGGGCACGCGAGCTCGGCCTCGGCCATGTTGTCGCGGAGACGGCGGCGGAAGCGGCCCACGATGCCGATCACATCATCTTCTGCGTTCCCGTCGGCGCCTGCGGGCCGGTTGCGGCCGAGATCGCCAGCGAGCTGAAGCCTGGCGCGATCGTCTCCGATGTCGGCTCGGTCAAGGGCTCGGTCGTCGATGCCGTCTCGCCGCATCTGCCGGAAGGCGTCGCCTTCGTGCCGGCCCATCCGGTGGCGGGCACCGAGAATTCCGGCCCCGATGCCGGCTTCCCGAGCCTCTTCCTCAATCGCTGGTGCATCCTGACCCCCCCGGAAGGCACCGACGCTGCGGCCATCGCAAAGACCCGCCAGTTCTGGGAGGGGATGGGCGCGCTGGTCGAGGTGATGAGCGCGCAGCATCATGACCTCGTGCTCGCCGTCACCAGCCATCTGCCGCATCTCATCGCCTACAACATCGTCGGCACGGCCGAGGACCTGGAGGCAGTGACGCAGTCCGAAGTGATCAAGTTCTCGGCCGGCGGCTTCCGCGATTTCACTCGCATCGCGGCCTCCGATCCGACGATGTGGCGCGACGTCTTCCTGCACAACAAGGAAGCGGTGCTGGAGATGCTCGGCCGCTTCAACGAGGACCTCGCCCTGCTCACCCGCGCCATCCGCTATGGCGACGGCGAGACCCTGCACAAGCACTTCACCCGCACGCGCGCGATCCGTCGCGGCATCGTCGCGCTTGGCCAGGAGAAGCCGGAGACGGAGAAGCTGCGCAAGGATTGA
- the metX gene encoding homoserine O-acetyltransferase MetX produces the protein MSDLSPSLADPQKEANEPSSPVARFGPDTPLLMDCGVVLDHWQIAYQTYGTLNADKSNAILVCHALTGDQYVASRNPITGKGGWWTAMIGPGKPVDTDRFFVISANVIGGCTGTTGPASTDPTTGKPWGLSFPVVTIRDMVRAQAALVDSLGIETLFCVAGGSMGGMQVLQWAASYPNRVFSALPLATGAKHSAQNIAFHEVGRQAVMADPEWRQGRYLEEGTRPAKGLSVARMGAHITYLSEQALHRKFGRKLQDREAPTFSFDADFQVESYLRHQGLSFVERFDANSYLYVTRAMDYFDLAADHDGVLARAFAGTKTRFCVASFTSDWLFPTADSRAIVHALNAAGASVSFVELESDKGHDAFLLEEPNLFATTRGFIGAAARARGL, from the coding sequence ATGAGCGATCTCTCCCCCAGCCTGGCCGATCCGCAGAAGGAGGCGAACGAGCCGTCCAGTCCGGTCGCGCGCTTCGGGCCCGACACGCCCTTGCTGATGGATTGCGGCGTCGTGCTCGACCACTGGCAGATCGCCTACCAGACCTACGGCACGTTGAACGCCGACAAGTCGAACGCCATTCTCGTCTGCCACGCGCTGACCGGCGACCAATATGTCGCGAGCCGCAACCCGATCACCGGCAAGGGCGGCTGGTGGACCGCGATGATCGGGCCGGGCAAGCCTGTCGATACCGACCGCTTCTTCGTGATCTCAGCCAATGTCATCGGCGGCTGTACCGGCACGACCGGGCCGGCTTCCACCGACCCGACAACCGGCAAGCCATGGGGTCTGTCCTTCCCGGTCGTGACCATCCGCGACATGGTGCGGGCGCAGGCCGCGCTCGTCGACTCGCTGGGTATCGAAACTCTGTTCTGCGTCGCCGGTGGCTCGATGGGCGGCATGCAGGTGCTGCAATGGGCGGCGAGCTATCCGAACCGCGTGTTCTCGGCGCTACCGCTGGCGACCGGCGCCAAGCACTCGGCCCAGAACATCGCCTTCCACGAGGTCGGCCGGCAGGCGGTGATGGCCGATCCCGAATGGCGGCAGGGGCGCTATCTCGAAGAAGGCACGCGCCCGGCCAAGGGGCTCTCGGTCGCGCGGATGGGCGCGCACATCACCTATCTCTCGGAGCAGGCTCTGCACCGCAAGTTCGGCCGCAAGCTGCAGGACCGGGAGGCGCCGACCTTCTCCTTCGATGCAGACTTTCAGGTGGAGAGCTATCTCCGCCACCAGGGGCTGAGCTTCGTCGAGCGCTTCGACGCCAATTCCTATCTCTACGTGACGCGGGCGATGGATTATTTCGACCTCGCCGCCGATCATGACGGCGTGCTGGCCCGGGCTTTCGCAGGCACGAAGACGCGCTTCTGCGTGGCCTCCTTCACCTCGGACTGGCTGTTCCCGACAGCGGATTCGCGCGCGATCGTGCATGCGCTGAACGCGGCCGGCGCCTCGGTCTCCTTCGTCGAGCTGGAGAGCGACAAGGGTCACGACGCCTTCCTGCTGGAAGAGCCCAATCTCTTCGCCACGACGCGCGGCTTCATCGGCGCGGCGGCCCGGGCACGCGGACTTTAA